One Mycolicibacterium pulveris genomic region harbors:
- a CDS encoding TetR/AcrR family transcriptional regulator, producing the protein MDEPTAGIVRAARNAFAQFGPDRATMTDVARAAGVVRQTLYYTVSGRDELIELAIVQCCEELQQEIDSWEFDPDGDLDEILVEFLARAVEITGGDEELAALTASLPPERVRAVLGESHPVEALIRSSLRPILRRAQAEGRLRPGVTIEEASRWLQGVLTFALLGDAPSPKALRDELRKFALPSVFTDEKAQVRGGQRARRAR; encoded by the coding sequence CGTGCGGGCAGCCCGAAACGCGTTCGCCCAGTTCGGTCCCGACCGGGCGACGATGACCGACGTCGCACGCGCGGCGGGGGTGGTGCGCCAGACCCTCTACTACACGGTGTCGGGCCGTGACGAGCTCATCGAGCTGGCGATCGTGCAGTGCTGCGAGGAACTTCAGCAGGAGATCGACTCCTGGGAGTTCGATCCCGACGGCGACCTCGACGAGATCCTCGTCGAGTTTCTGGCCAGGGCTGTCGAAATCACCGGCGGTGACGAAGAATTGGCGGCGCTGACGGCCAGCCTTCCGCCGGAGCGGGTTCGTGCGGTTCTGGGCGAGTCACATCCGGTGGAGGCGTTGATCCGGTCCAGCCTGCGGCCGATCCTGCGACGCGCGCAGGCCGAAGGGCGGTTGCGCCCCGGTGTGACGATCGAAGAGGCGAGCCGCTGGTTGCAGGGCGTGCTCACGTTCGCGTTGCTCGGTGACGCGCCGTCGCCGAAGGCGCTGCGCGACGAGCTACGAAAGTTCGCGCTGCCCTCGGTGTTCACCGACGAGAAGGCACAGGTCCGGGGTGGGCAGCGGGCCCGTCGCGCGCGCTGA